One genomic region from Tachysurus fulvidraco isolate hzauxx_2018 chromosome 14, HZAU_PFXX_2.0, whole genome shotgun sequence encodes:
- the rab35b gene encoding ras-related protein Rab-35b codes for MARDYDYLFKLLIIGDSGVGKSSLLLRFADNTFSGSYITTIGVDFKIRTVEINGEKVKLQIWDTAGQERFRTITSTYYRGTHGVIVVYDVTSAESFVNVKRWLHEINQNCDDVCRILVGNKNDDPNSKVVETNDAQTFAEQMSIRLFETSAKENINVEEMFNCITELVLRAKKESVAKQQQLQQNDVIKLSKNSKRKKKCC; via the exons ATGGCCAGGGACTACGATTACCTCTTCAAACTGCTCATTATCGGCGACAGCG gTGTAGGGAAGAGCAGTCTTCTGTTGCGCTTTGCAGACAACACGTTTTCAG GTAGCTATATTACCACTATTGGAGTTGACTTCAAGATCCGAACAGTAGAGATTAATGGTGAGAAGGTGAAGCTACAAATCTGGGACACAGCGGGCCAAGAGCGCTTCAGAACCATCACCTCCAC GTATTACAGAGGAACCCATGGGGTTATAGTTGTGTATGATGTCACCAGTGCTGAATCTTTTGTCAACGTTAAACGATGGCTGCATGAAATTAATCAGAATTGTGATGATGTATGTCGGATATTAG TGGGTAATAAAAATGACGACCCCAACTCTAAAGTTGTGGAGACAAATGATGCACAAACGTTTGCAGAGCAGATGAGCATCCGTCTGTTCGAGACCAgtgcaaaagaaaacattaatgTGGAGGAG ATGTTTAACTGCATCACCGAGCTGGTGTTACGGGCAAAGAAGGAATCTGTGGCAAAGCAGCAACAGTTGCAACAGAATGATGTTATTAAACTCAGCAAGAACAGCAAGCGAAAGAAAAAGTGTTGCTAG